In Actinomycetes bacterium, a single window of DNA contains:
- a CDS encoding pyridoxamine 5'-phosphate oxidase family protein codes for MTEPVALTWADAAARLAGARNWWVATAGPDGPHAVPVWGVLVDGVPWFYSDPGSVRAANLAADPRIVLHLESGDDVLIVRGLAENADDPAGHPSVVAAYAGKYRADGDAEFLPGTPEMAGIVFFAVQPVSAMAWNLANYFGSQRRWAATR; via the coding sequence ATGACCGAGCCGGTGGCGCTGACGTGGGCGGACGCCGCCGCCCGGCTGGCCGGGGCGCGCAACTGGTGGGTGGCGACGGCTGGCCCGGACGGCCCGCACGCGGTGCCCGTCTGGGGCGTCCTGGTCGACGGCGTCCCGTGGTTCTACAGCGACCCCGGGTCAGTCCGGGCGGCCAACCTGGCCGCCGACCCGCGGATCGTGCTGCACCTGGAGAGCGGCGACGACGTGCTCATCGTGCGCGGGCTGGCCGAGAACGCCGATGACCCGGCTGGGCACCCGTCGGTGGTCGCGGCGTACGCGGGCAAGTACCGCGCGGACGGTGACGCCGAGTTCTTGCCCGGGACTCCGGAGATGGCCGGGATCGTGTTCTTCGCCGTCCAGCCGGTGTCGGCGATGGCTTGGAACCTGGCCAACTACTTCGGCAGCCAGCGACGGTGGGCCGCGACCAGATGA
- a CDS encoding cytochrome c oxidase assembly protein — protein sequence MPGYSGPPELTAQRLLTAWTLDLTALLVLLAFGVAYAAGVVALRRRGDRWPVGRLVSFAAGLAVLVVATCGFPGVYAHVLFWIFVVQVCLLLLAGPMLLGLGAPVSLTKVALSERSLHWTQRRGARWLWQAARLPGLAPFILIVVTSALFFTSWMPYALSHSGAYHGLQLLLLAIGMLIVLPVTDESVLLSSFAYAVMVGVTFVEFLLDAIPGIVLRFTGHLIAPEYWLAVGRPWGLSPIDDQHRAGSWLWFFGEFVDLPFIAVLVLAWIKSDAREAAVVDRELDLAQLAVTPADEDEPAALMRPWWETDASVLGEDRARRHGWSTGRPGP from the coding sequence GTGCCTGGCTACAGCGGACCCCCTGAGCTGACCGCGCAGCGGCTGCTGACCGCCTGGACCCTGGACCTGACCGCCCTGCTCGTCCTGCTCGCCTTCGGAGTCGCCTACGCGGCCGGGGTCGTCGCGCTGCGCCGCCGCGGGGATCGCTGGCCGGTTGGCCGGTTGGTGAGCTTCGCGGCCGGGCTGGCCGTCCTGGTCGTGGCGACCTGCGGGTTCCCCGGCGTGTACGCCCACGTGCTGTTCTGGATCTTCGTCGTCCAGGTCTGCCTGCTGCTGCTCGCGGGGCCGATGCTGCTCGGCCTGGGGGCGCCGGTGTCGCTGACCAAGGTCGCGCTCAGTGAGCGGTCGCTGCACTGGACCCAGCGCCGGGGGGCCCGCTGGCTGTGGCAGGCCGCCCGGCTGCCGGGACTGGCCCCGTTCATCCTCATCGTGGTGACGTCCGCGCTGTTCTTCACCAGCTGGATGCCGTACGCGCTGTCGCACTCCGGCGCCTACCACGGGCTGCAGCTGCTGCTGCTCGCGATCGGCATGCTGATCGTGCTGCCGGTGACCGACGAGAGCGTGCTGCTCAGCTCGTTCGCGTACGCCGTCATGGTGGGCGTGACCTTCGTTGAGTTCCTGCTCGACGCGATCCCGGGCATCGTGCTGCGGTTCACCGGGCACCTGATCGCCCCGGAGTACTGGCTGGCGGTGGGCCGGCCCTGGGGGCTCAGCCCGATCGACGACCAGCACCGGGCCGGCAGCTGGCTGTGGTTTTTCGGCGAGTTCGTCGACCTGCCGTTTATCGCGGTGCTCGTGCTGGCCTGGATCAAGTCGGACGCCCGCGAGGCTGCCGTGGTCGACCGCGAGCTCGACCTGGCCCAGCTCGCGGTCACGCCGGCGGATGAGGACGAGCCGGCGGCGCTGATGCGGCCCTGGTGGGAGACCGACGCCTCGGTGCTCGGTGAGGACCGGGCCCGACGGCACGGCTGGAGCACCGGCCGACCCGGTCCTTGA